One stretch of Corynebacterium auriscanis DNA includes these proteins:
- the tatC gene encoding twin-arginine translocase subunit TatC, translating into MTTSSSLRPGSSSPDSPLTEQSHRVNSRRTVKAPRIRRKKSPTGDMTIVEHINELRRRLVVSLLIIGAGAVVGYLWYGNGVGPIPSLGDLLKRPYCSLPPEQRFGSASGDCRLLATAPLEMFILRLKVGALAGAVFTSPFWLAQIWGYITPGLKKNEKRWTLTVGLSAGLLFVLGAVLAYFVLAYAFDFLLTIGDGTQVAALRGSDYFHFIFTLILVFGVSFEVPLLTVLLNFAGVLSYQQLKEKRRYVILFMFVFAAFVTPGQDPVSMVLLSLALTLMMEIATQIARIHDKRKARGNAEWMNVPDDEAASIGGASPVDSAAGAPVSSSIDAPAPIADYHAVEATPAPRSSSAARPIQQPQPTGRNDLNLSGGSAFDDVL; encoded by the coding sequence ATGACTACCTCCAGTAGCCTCAGACCGGGTAGCTCCAGCCCCGACAGTCCTTTGACGGAGCAATCCCACCGGGTGAACTCTCGACGGACGGTCAAAGCTCCCAGAATTCGTCGTAAGAAGTCACCCACGGGAGACATGACGATTGTGGAGCACATCAACGAGCTCCGGCGCCGGTTAGTAGTGTCATTGCTGATCATCGGGGCTGGTGCCGTCGTTGGTTACCTCTGGTACGGCAATGGGGTTGGCCCCATTCCCAGCTTGGGTGACCTGCTGAAGCGACCCTATTGTTCTCTGCCTCCGGAACAACGCTTCGGTTCGGCATCAGGGGATTGTCGCCTACTGGCTACGGCCCCACTGGAAATGTTTATTCTGCGACTGAAGGTCGGAGCCTTGGCCGGAGCCGTATTTACCTCTCCATTCTGGCTGGCCCAGATTTGGGGGTACATCACCCCGGGTTTGAAGAAAAATGAAAAACGCTGGACCCTGACCGTCGGTTTGAGTGCGGGTCTGCTGTTCGTCTTGGGTGCAGTCCTGGCGTACTTCGTCCTCGCGTATGCCTTTGACTTCCTGCTTACCATCGGTGACGGCACCCAGGTTGCCGCGCTGCGGGGTTCGGATTACTTCCACTTCATCTTCACGCTGATCCTCGTGTTCGGCGTGAGCTTCGAAGTGCCGCTACTGACGGTGTTGCTGAACTTCGCGGGTGTTTTGAGCTACCAACAGCTCAAGGAGAAGCGACGCTACGTGATATTGTTCATGTTTGTTTTCGCCGCATTCGTCACCCCAGGTCAGGATCCTGTCTCGATGGTGCTGTTGTCCTTGGCACTGACGTTGATGATGGAGATTGCAACCCAGATTGCACGTATCCACGATAAGCGCAAGGCACGTGGCAACGCGGAATGGATGAATGTGCCCGATGATGAGGCCGCGTCCATCGGAGGGGCCAGCCCAGTCGATAGTGCTGCTGGGGCTCCGGTTTCTTCCTCTATCGATGCACCCGCTCCCATTGCCGATTACCACGCGGTAGAGGCCACACCGGCGCCGCGTAGTAGCAGCGCTGCTCGGCCCATTCAGCAACCACAACCCACCGGAAGGAATGATCTCAATCTCTCAGGAGGCTCAGCCTTCGATGACGTCCTCTAA
- a CDS encoding SDR family NAD(P)-dependent oxidoreductase has product MKPKPQPLQGQKVAIFGATSEIGGEIALRLASGNHMVLAGRRMEALELLAAKVRQAGATGVDTLFFDATDCPSHGVLLETIESTGAIDVALAMFGVLGDQQRAEEDSDEVEKIIHTDFTAQAVLLTELSSRMKKRGRGTIVAYSSIAGARVRRPNYVYGSAKAGLDGFCQGMQDALRGTGVRLLVVRPGFVIGRMTEGMDPAPMSSTPDVVAQATVDAIADSSQWDVWIPRKLKALAAIMPAVPRAIWRRAPR; this is encoded by the coding sequence TTGAAGCCCAAACCACAGCCCTTGCAAGGGCAGAAAGTAGCTATTTTTGGCGCGACCAGCGAGATCGGCGGAGAGATCGCCCTCCGGCTGGCCTCTGGTAACCACATGGTGCTCGCCGGCCGGCGGATGGAGGCTCTCGAACTGCTGGCAGCTAAGGTGCGACAGGCCGGCGCAACAGGTGTGGATACTTTGTTTTTCGACGCCACGGACTGCCCAAGCCACGGTGTGCTCCTAGAAACAATCGAATCCACTGGTGCGATTGACGTTGCCCTCGCAATGTTTGGTGTGCTCGGCGACCAGCAACGCGCGGAAGAGGATTCCGACGAAGTGGAAAAGATTATTCACACGGATTTCACCGCGCAGGCAGTTTTACTGACGGAGCTGTCGTCTCGCATGAAAAAGCGGGGGAGGGGAACCATAGTGGCGTACTCCTCCATTGCGGGTGCGCGCGTTCGCCGACCCAATTACGTCTACGGTTCTGCAAAGGCGGGCCTGGACGGTTTTTGTCAAGGCATGCAGGATGCATTGCGGGGCACCGGGGTGCGCTTGCTGGTCGTGCGGCCTGGATTCGTGATCGGGCGTATGACTGAAGGAATGGATCCCGCACCGATGTCTTCCACTCCGGATGTCGTTGCGCAGGCGACCGTGGATGCAATCGCCGATAGTTCCCAGTGGGACGTGTGGATACCACGAAAGCTCAAGGCACTGGCGGCCATTATGCCGGCAGTACCTCGAGCTATCTGGCGCCGCGCGCCACGTTAG
- a CDS encoding DEAD/DEAH box helicase — MTSSKVPSELHPEVQRFQDRYDFPLDPFQLEASNAIAAGRGVLVAAPTGAGKTVVGEFAVFTAFHNQGTCFYTTPIKALSNQKFHDLTDQYGEDNVGLLTGDVTINGDAPIVVMTTEVLRNMIYQGSDRLRTLTHVVMDEVHFLADKSRGPVWEEAILNLDPSVILVSLSATVSNVEEFGGWLSTVRGHTDIVLTEHRPIPLSQFMMVGRQIMPLFQSEQSRQHSAAMNQGTAVNRAVVAAAAKAEESGKRRGPKRSDVALHLDAANMLPAIYFIFSRVGCDAAVKQLLADKVEFTTAAQRAEILDTIDEGVKGLTQEDLNVLGFRQWRRAVSRGFAAHHAGMLPAFRHIIEDLFERGLLKVCFATETLALGINMPARSVVLEKLIKFNGEAHVDLTPGQYTQLTGRAGRRGIDTKGNAVVLWAQGIDPHAVADLASTRTYPLDSTFRPGYNMAVNLINTKGLEESHRLLQRSFAQYQADGTIVEAAEAVERRRRQLVEAEKALRDVISDFRRKAARFEEDLDADTSTVVDYARLRRELSQEERRAKRDAGMERNKETAKLLANLTVGDVLALPTGRNPMTAVVARSDHRHHNPNPTIITEDGWVERVSAETFGNTPIHIGHMKLHKGVERAPKRLARSVAANLRRMHFDKPAKLKAKARGGSAHATELRQRVHSHPVHAWEGREEMNRAAELYIKAQRRLAFEQDEATPDRESLSSQFNRILALLEEMDYVELTRGEAGPDITDATITLEGERLARVHHESDLLIAQCLRRGIWDNLDPAELAAVTSTCVFENRKETSGDAALPTDDLEDAVKHTLRIYNELASDEQRHNLPLTRQPELSFATAVHQWTAGAPLEYCLQAAEAAGAILTPGDFVRWCRRVIDLLDQIRQTGYSAEVKSASRKAVAAMQRGVVALEI; from the coding sequence ATGACGTCCTCTAAGGTTCCCTCGGAACTTCACCCCGAGGTTCAGCGTTTTCAGGACCGATACGATTTCCCCCTTGACCCTTTCCAGCTGGAGGCGTCCAATGCCATCGCCGCAGGGAGGGGAGTGCTCGTAGCTGCACCCACCGGCGCCGGTAAAACGGTGGTCGGTGAGTTCGCGGTATTCACGGCGTTTCACAACCAAGGCACCTGTTTTTACACCACGCCAATCAAAGCCCTGAGCAATCAAAAGTTCCACGACCTCACGGACCAGTACGGCGAGGACAATGTGGGACTGCTGACCGGTGATGTCACCATTAATGGCGATGCGCCTATCGTCGTGATGACAACCGAAGTACTGCGCAACATGATTTATCAGGGGTCCGATAGGTTACGCACGCTGACCCACGTGGTCATGGACGAGGTTCACTTCCTCGCCGATAAATCCCGCGGCCCCGTGTGGGAGGAGGCGATCCTGAACCTGGATCCCAGCGTGATCTTGGTTTCCCTCTCCGCAACCGTATCCAACGTGGAAGAATTCGGTGGCTGGCTATCCACGGTACGTGGCCACACGGACATTGTCCTCACCGAACACCGCCCCATCCCGCTGTCTCAGTTCATGATGGTCGGACGGCAGATTATGCCACTGTTTCAATCGGAGCAATCCCGACAACACTCCGCTGCCATGAATCAAGGGACAGCAGTTAACCGTGCCGTCGTTGCGGCCGCCGCGAAGGCGGAGGAATCCGGAAAGCGTCGCGGGCCCAAGCGTTCAGATGTGGCGCTGCACTTGGATGCGGCCAACATGTTGCCAGCGATTTACTTCATATTCTCCCGCGTGGGCTGTGATGCCGCGGTGAAGCAGTTGTTGGCCGACAAGGTGGAGTTCACGACAGCTGCCCAGCGCGCTGAGATCCTCGATACCATCGATGAGGGAGTGAAAGGCCTGACCCAAGAAGACCTCAATGTTCTGGGCTTCCGCCAATGGCGGCGGGCAGTCTCCCGCGGGTTCGCCGCCCACCATGCAGGCATGCTGCCAGCATTTCGCCACATCATTGAGGACCTTTTCGAGCGCGGTCTCCTGAAGGTGTGCTTCGCCACTGAGACTTTGGCCTTGGGCATCAACATGCCAGCTCGGTCGGTGGTGTTGGAGAAGCTGATTAAATTCAACGGTGAAGCCCACGTGGACCTCACACCAGGTCAATATACCCAGTTGACCGGTCGTGCGGGCCGCCGTGGCATCGACACCAAGGGCAACGCGGTGGTGCTGTGGGCACAGGGTATCGACCCGCACGCGGTCGCCGATCTGGCTTCCACCCGAACGTATCCTCTGGATTCGACATTCCGCCCCGGCTACAACATGGCGGTCAACCTCATCAACACCAAGGGTTTGGAGGAATCCCACCGCCTGCTGCAGCGTTCATTCGCGCAATACCAGGCCGATGGCACGATCGTGGAAGCCGCCGAGGCCGTAGAGCGTCGTCGCCGGCAGTTAGTCGAGGCGGAAAAGGCATTACGCGACGTCATTAGCGACTTCCGCCGCAAGGCCGCGCGTTTTGAAGAGGATCTTGACGCCGATACCTCCACGGTGGTGGATTATGCGCGCCTGCGCCGGGAACTCAGTCAGGAGGAACGCCGTGCCAAGCGCGATGCCGGAATGGAGCGCAATAAGGAAACCGCCAAGCTGTTGGCCAACCTCACCGTCGGCGACGTGCTCGCCCTGCCTACCGGCCGCAATCCCATGACCGCCGTCGTGGCCCGCAGCGACCACCGCCATCACAATCCCAACCCGACGATCATCACAGAAGACGGCTGGGTAGAGCGCGTATCCGCGGAAACGTTCGGCAACACGCCCATTCACATCGGCCACATGAAGCTCCACAAGGGAGTGGAACGTGCCCCAAAGCGGTTAGCCCGGTCAGTGGCCGCCAATCTGCGTCGCATGCACTTCGATAAACCTGCCAAGCTCAAAGCCAAGGCCCGAGGTGGTTCCGCCCATGCGACGGAACTGCGCCAGCGTGTCCACTCCCACCCGGTACATGCGTGGGAGGGTCGCGAGGAAATGAATCGCGCCGCGGAGCTGTACATTAAGGCCCAACGTCGCTTAGCATTCGAACAAGACGAGGCAACACCCGACCGCGAAAGCCTATCCTCCCAGTTCAACCGCATTTTGGCACTGTTGGAAGAAATGGACTACGTGGAACTCACTAGGGGTGAGGCTGGCCCTGACATTACCGACGCCACGATCACCCTCGAAGGCGAACGCTTGGCCCGCGTGCACCACGAATCCGATCTTCTCATCGCGCAGTGTCTACGTCGTGGCATCTGGGACAATTTGGACCCGGCTGAGCTCGCCGCTGTTACCAGCACGTGCGTATTCGAAAACCGTAAGGAGACCTCCGGGGATGCGGCACTTCCCACCGACGATCTCGAGGATGCTGTAAAGCACACGCTGCGCATCTACAACGAGTTGGCATCGGACGAACAGCGCCACAACTTGCCACTGACCCGCCAACCCGAACTCAGCTTTGCGACGGCAGTCCACCAGTGGACGGCCGGCGCACCACTGGAATACTGCTTGCAAGCGGCCGAAGCGGCGGGCGCGATCCTTACACCTGGCGACTTCGTGCGGTGGTGTCGGCGTGTCATTGACCTGTTAGATCAGATCCGCCAGACGGGCTATTCCGCGGAGGTTAAATCCGCCTCCCGGAAGGCAGTGGCCGCGATGCAGCGGGGCGTCGTCGCCCTAGAGATATAA
- the tatA gene encoding Sec-independent protein translocase subunit TatA has translation MPGPTEWLLILLVVLLLFGATRLPNAARGLGRSMRIFKSEMDEMKTESNQRKGIAAQDPQQPVTGETPEQSAARLQMNQQAQPKPQGMAQPVDPNHPQQP, from the coding sequence ATGCCAGGTCCAACAGAGTGGCTTCTGATCCTGCTCGTAGTTCTTCTACTATTCGGAGCAACGCGCTTGCCGAACGCCGCACGTGGTTTGGGACGGTCGATGCGTATCTTCAAGTCCGAGATGGACGAGATGAAGACCGAAAGCAACCAGCGCAAAGGAATCGCTGCGCAGGACCCACAGCAGCCGGTTACTGGTGAAACTCCAGAGCAGTCCGCTGCTCGCCTGCAGATGAACCAGCAGGCACAGCCCAAGCCACAGGGCATGGCTCAGCCGGTTGATCCCAACCACCCACAACAGCCTTAA